One stretch of Periplaneta americana isolate PAMFEO1 chromosome 1, P.americana_PAMFEO1_priV1, whole genome shotgun sequence DNA includes these proteins:
- the LOC138706313 gene encoding uncharacterized protein — protein MAREKSLQRKHRTEETRLTQNETLVTDRGKSLQDLDTGISSRESQPIVHVVKKLQELCKAVLAVSTKKQQQSDINEDTVSHTSNLNLDYVEDRVNVGECPLSTDNIVVKEIKITPCVGDNENKANYNLPDSRKLELHNYAKDNEIPKKWIKCNKIGSGDANIDEEKPVSLEKNVAREKGIGIKDIDVCINNIVNTTISCRTRMMDYLTNSDKSDQNINTTTIKTDCSSSSCAIVRDESLTDDYMCDSNSYKKIAVHDVSRLEHSCKYQNQYISNNHGNTDGYYLRKGCLSKNSVLTAISVKVFDNVKYSGIDYLTEEDSGKYCRERQFTPPDLQFRMGKRKRGTHSLMEDVSDNSLSSNEPYETSKRIHLNEDMISNDMHRFSCEGVSDLRLVRSFPYSLKSGSNMLPDSITFSDMKSQICSTSAQSPEMFPVHNGIRNISNLNSDVGIITRCKQDTSSDVLDCTTRNSSLKSRDDVTDSFSGLYAGKLYEDFRILRSSISVPYPSVSTSSGNRTSQGTRPGSENLKCQEEELLRRIEESLAETETLKYQEEELLKRIERSLSETESLKCREEELLKKIERSLTKAESLKSREEELLRRIEVSLAHTETAKSQDEILKRIEDVNCNIEFESKYKPDLDYTLPLKKRKRLKTYDENRSLKLETDNTQPESFPSFPSRPMISIAELMARPVFGIAELEAHQMFNSLESSSAASLDSSSSATSILPRYNEHDICDASIYPRDVSIGYLCRNHSMCDRKTENDRFFPVCNKTGDSYRETCNTCAVPKTRNKNYRMPCAEILKEESQPATSEYWQFNARYMRNFENLSAEDGDVIEDSKANLNMIVGKSNSEVDTTGNLELCQKNKGYSTDSCMVNDSKTSMELFQGTEMPSGLKHKVEHTKSNSEFQNCMGFQVDSKIAPIDSKHIKIEEESSDSTDSRYIPYRSCFNNADFISENLENEEHRVNETKLLKIEVETKDNGE, from the coding sequence ATGGCACGTGAAAAAAGTTTACAAAGAAAACATAGAACAGAGGAAACGAGGTTGACTCAAAATGAAACACTCGTTACAGATAGAGGAAAATCACTGCAAGATTTAGATACAGGAATAAGTAGCAGGGAATCACAGCCAATAGTACATGTGGTGAAGAAACTCCAAGAACTTTGTAAGGCTGTACTAGCTGTAAGTACAAAAAAACAACAGCAATCAGATATTAATGAAGACACTGTAAGTCACACCTCTAACCTTAATTTAGATTATGTTGAAGATAGAGTTAATGTTGGTGAGTGTCCATTATCAACAGATAACATAGtagtgaaagaaataaaaattacaccATGTGTTGGAGACAATGAAAATAAAGCTAACTATAATCTTCCTGATTCAAGAAAGTTAGAATTGCACAATTACGCAAAAGATAACGAGATACCTAAGAAATGGATTAAATGTAATAAGATTGGAAGCGGAGATGCCAATATAGATGAAGAAAAACCTGTaagtttagaaaaaaatgttgcaagagaaaaaggaattggtattAAAGATATTGATGtgtgtattaataatattgtaaatacaaCTATTAGTTGCAGAACtcgtatgatggactacttgacaAACAGTGATAAATCTGATCaaaatattaatactactactataaaaactgattgttcttcttcttcttgtgctATTGTAAGAGATGAAAGCCTCACAGATGATTATATGTGTGATTCAAATAGTTACAAGAAGATTGCGGTACATGATGTTTCAAGGTTGGAGCATAGTTGCAAGTATCAAAACCAGTATATAAGCAATAATCACGGCAATactgatggttattatttaagAAAAGGTTGTCTGTCGAAGAATTCTGTTTTGACTGCTATAAGTGTAAAAGTTTTTGACAATGTAAAGTACAGTGGGATTGATTATTTGACAGAGGAGGATTCAGGAAAGTACTGTAGGGAGAGACAGTTTACACCACCTGATCTCCAATTCAGAATGGGCAAAAGGAAACGTGGTACACATAGTTTGATGGAGGATGTGTCAGATAATTCTCTGTCCAGTAACGAACCATATGAAACTTCTAAAAGGATTCACTTGAATGAAGACATGATAAGTAATGACATGCATAGGTTTTCTTGTGAGGGAGTATCAGATCTAAGGTTAGTGAGAAGTTTTCCTTATTCTTTAAAGTCAGGATCGAATATGTTGCCAGATTCCATAACATTCTCAGATATGAAATCGCAGATTTGTAGTACATCAGCACAGTCTCCAGAAATGTTCCCAGTACATAATGGCATAAGAAATATCAGTAATCTAAATTCAGATGTTGGTATCATTACCCGGTGCAAGCAAGATACCTCCAGTGATGTCTTGGATTGTACAACACGAAATTCATCTCTGAAATCACGTGATGATGTTACGGACAGTTTTTCTGGTTTATATGCAGGAAAACTGTATGAAGATTTTCGTATTCTTCGGTCTTCGATTTCAGTTCCATATCCATCAGTCTCCACAAGTTCTGGAAATAGAACATCACAGGGAACAAGACCAGGGTCGGAGAATTTAAAATGCCAGGAGGAAGAACTGCTTAGAAGAATTGAAGAATCTTTAGCAGAAACAGAAACTTTGAAGTATCAGGAAGAAGAACTTTTGAAAAGAATTGAACGATCTCTGTCAGAAACAGAATCGCTCAAGTGTCGAGAAGAAGAATTACTGAAGAAAATAGAGAGATCTCTAACGAAGGCAGAATCTCTCAAATCCCGAGAAGAAGAACTTTTAAGGAGGATTGAGGTATCTTTGGCCCATACAGAAACAGCGAAGTCTCAAGATGAAATTTTGAAGAGGATAGAAGATGTAAATTGTAATATAGAATTTGAATCAAAATACAAACCGGACTTAGACTACACATTACCGTTAAAGAAACGAAAACGATTAAAGACGTATGATGAAAATAGGAGCTTGAAATTAGAGACAGACAATACACAACCGGAGAGTTTTCCATCTTTCCCATCACGACCAATGATTAGTATTGCAGAATTAATGGCACGTCCAGTGTTTGGTATTGCAGAATTAGAAGCACACCAGATGTTTAATAGCCTCGAGTCTTCTTCTGCAGCTAGCCTTGATTCATCTTCTTCTGCGACGTCCATATTGCCTCGTTATAATGAACATGACATATGTGATGCTTCAATTTATCCTAGAGATGTTAGTATAGGATATTTGTGTAGGAATCATTCTATGTGTGATAGGAAAACAGAAAATGATAGATTCTTCCCCGTATGCAATAAGACAGGTGATAGTTATAGAGAAACTTGTAATACTTGTGCAGTACCAAAGACAAGAAACAAGAATTACAGAATGCCTTGTGCTGAAATATTGAAAGAAGAATCACAACCTGCAACTAGTGAGTATTGGCAGTTTAATGCCAGAtatatgaggaattttgaaaatttatcagCTGAGGATGGTGATGTAATAGAAGATTCCAAAGCTAACTTAAATATGATTGTAGGGAAAAGTAATTCTGAAGTAGATACTACAGgtaatttggaattatgtcagaAAAATAAAGGATATTCAACAGATTCGTGCATGGTAAATGATTCCAAGACTTCGATGGAATTGTTCCAAGGAACTGAAATGCCGTCAGGTTTAAAACATAAAGTAGAACATACAAAAAGTAATTCAGAATTTCAGAACTGTATGGGATTTCAAGTGGACAGTAAAATAGCTCCAATTGATTCAAAGCATATTAAGATAGAGGAAGAATCCAGTGATTCAACAGATTCAAGATATATACCATATAGAAGTTGTTTTAACAACGCTGatttcatttcagaaaatttggaaaatgaagaacataggGTTAATGAAACAAAACTTCTTAAGATTGAAGTAGAGACAAAAGATAATGGAGAATAA